In the genome of Pontibacter actiniarum, the window TGAAATTCAGATGAAAATGAGAATATATTACCTGTTACTGGCACTGCTGATCACAACGGCTGCCAGCGCTCAGCAAAACCCGCAGTACTCACAGTACATATTTAACAGCATGTCTATCAACCCGGCTTACACGGGAAGCAAAAACGTGCTGAACCTGAACCTGTTTCACCGCTCCCAGTGGACGGGTGTGGACGGCGCACCTACCACACAGTCGCTGGCGGTGGACGGCGTGGTGGCCAACGATAGGCTGGGGCTGGGGCTTAACCTGATGCACGATGAGATTGGGGCGCACAGCACGTTCAGTGCCTATGCCAACTTCGCCGTGAAGCTTCAGGTGAACGAGAACGCCATATTCAGCCTAGGTGTGGCGCCGGGGCTTGTGCAGACTACCGTCGATGGCAGCAAGTTCGGGATCAGCGACGACCCCACCATCCCATCCGGGAAAGAAACAGACATCAAACCAGACGTGAAGATCGGAGCCTACTTCCACACGAGCCGCTTTTACGCGGGCTTGTCTGCTACTGACCTGCTGAAGTATGACGACCTGGATCAGGTGGAGCCGGAGCGCCACTATTTCTTTACCACGGGCTATGTGTTTGACCTGAGCCCCTTTGTGAAGCTGAAGCCTAGCGTGCTGGTGAAGGAGGACTTCCATGCGCCAACCAACATGGACGTGAATGCTTTCGTCCTGCTGGGCGATCGCCTGTGGCTGGGCAGCTCCTACCGCACCAGCATGAACGTTTTCAACGATGCAGAGGCGGGAGATGTGGAAAAGCGCACAGCCGTGGCCTTTATCGGAGAGCTGCAGGTGCTGAAACAGCTGCGCATCGGCTACTCCTTTGATAAGATGCTGAACGGCTACAGCGATCAGAGCACCCACGAGGTGTCGGTTGGCTACTACTTCTTCCGTAAGAAAGAGACCAAAATGCTTACACCGCAGTACTTTTAATACCTAAGCGCTTACATTATGAAGTTTATATATACACCCTTTTGCATTATAACTGCCGCCATACTTGGTGCTGCGCCCATGGCACAGGCCCAGTCATCGCTGCGCAAGGCAGATAAACTATACGAGAATTACGAGTACGCCAAGGCGCTGGAGGCGTACCAGGAGGCGATTCAGAAGCGCACCCCTGGGCTGGAGACTGCCGAGCGAATTGCCACAGCTTACCGCATGACGCGCCAAAGCCAGGCAGAAGAGAACTGGTACGGGAAAGTGGTGCGCATGGAAGGCCGCCCACCCATGAACCTCTACTACTATGCAGAGGCGCTGCGCAGCAACGGCAAGTATAAAGAGGCCAAAGAGCAGTACATGAAGTGGGGCGAGGAAATGCCGGAGCACGCCGAGCGGGCGCAGGAGCTGATGGAGGCAACGGACCAGGCCCTCCGCTGGATGAACCAGCCCGCCGTGGCCGAGGTGAAGCCCCTGACCAGCCTGAACAACGCCGGTTTCTCTGATTTCAGCCCGGTGCAGTACGGAAACAATGGCGTCATCTTCACTTCAGACAGAGGCGTTAACAAGGGCGATAAGGAGGCGAAGATCTTCGGATGGACCGGCCGCCCGTACCTGCAGCTGTTTATGGCGCAGCAGAATGCACAGGGCGAGTGGGGCAGGCCAGAGGCGCTGCAGGAGGTGGTTAACACCGACTTTCACAACGCCACGGCCTCTACAGCCCAAGACGGGCAGAAGCTGTACTTTACCCGCACCCAAATGGTGCCTGCACTAGGCAACACCAACATCGACCCCACCAGCTGGGTGGAGAAGCAGGAGAAGCCAAACTACGTAAACCGCCTGGAGATTTACACTGCCGAGAAACAGGGGGGGAGCTGGAGCAATGTGCAGCCGTTCTCCTACAACAAGGTAGAGGAGTACTCCGTAGGGCATCCGGCCGTTTCCCCGGACGGGCAGGT includes:
- a CDS encoding type IX secretion system membrane protein PorP/SprF, which produces MKMRIYYLLLALLITTAASAQQNPQYSQYIFNSMSINPAYTGSKNVLNLNLFHRSQWTGVDGAPTTQSLAVDGVVANDRLGLGLNLMHDEIGAHSTFSAYANFAVKLQVNENAIFSLGVAPGLVQTTVDGSKFGISDDPTIPSGKETDIKPDVKIGAYFHTSRFYAGLSATDLLKYDDLDQVEPERHYFFTTGYVFDLSPFVKLKPSVLVKEDFHAPTNMDVNAFVLLGDRLWLGSSYRTSMNVFNDAEAGDVEKRTAVAFIGELQVLKQLRIGYSFDKMLNGYSDQSTHEVSVGYYFFRKKETKMLTPQYF